The following is a genomic window from Elaeis guineensis isolate ETL-2024a chromosome 10, EG11, whole genome shotgun sequence.
aagggagaagggagaaggagagaagaaggggggaaaggagaaaacgccattcccttcggcgttttctattttttttctcttttccttttttttagtttttttaaatttttttcataatttatttaattatttatttatgatttttttaataaataaatttaattaaaatttatttattaaattttttaatgaggatagtaatttgaatgataatttttaatttaaattaaagttaattttttttaatttataattataatttttattttattaccattttttctcttttatttacttcttttatgatattttttttaatttaatttataatttttataatttgaaattataattttagttttcttccatttttatctttttgacattctattacgtattttttttctttatttaaaatattttttaaataattatatttaaattaatttagttatttaaaatattattttttattttaattacaattataatttttatttcttaaaattgaaaattataaattttatttttcaattagaattataatggcactttttattttttaaaaatttttttaatggcactttttatttttaaaaattttttttagatattttttttaaaaaataattcgataaaaaaaatcatctaaaattatttttttatttgaattacaaattcaaatttttatattttaaatttcaatcaaaattaaaattttaatttatttattaatttaaaattttaaaaattatttttttcccatttttttctattttttttttgatggaaaaaataaaaacgtcattcaaaatgatgtttctttttttttttttttttcggacgatACCATCGTGGAAAAAAAGGAGTGAcgtggaaggaaaaaaaataccattcaaaatagcattttttttatatattattttgataaaaaaattagattttaaattatttttgtaaataatttttttttttatattatttaggaaaAGAGCCCCACTAGTTACATCGTCCAGTGAAGCACAAAATCTCTGCAAAGAACGGAAACCTACGAAACCAGCCCCTATCTCTTTCCTCCACCCGAGCAGTATTAGCAAGCAGTCGGCTACCATAGGTCTTTCTCGATAAGTATGCTGACTCAAGATACTACAGGAACACCAAAATATCTTTAATTATAGCCTTTATCATGTAATGGATACTCCCATGATCCCATCCTTTCTCAGAATGGGCATCAGGTTGAGAGAATCGTTTTCAGTAATGACCCTCTCTATATTATATACATAACCAAATTGCAAGGCCTCTCTCACACAGCCCAAGTCTCAGAAAATAgatggcttttgctgggtaggctCTCGAACCTGCGGCAGTTTGTGGTTTCCACCATTGCCACTTCATTCtctttaaagaaagaaaaagaaaaaaggactcTTGAACCTGCATGCAAGCAAAACAAGAATCAGACCTAACAAAAATTTAGCGCCAACTTTCTCTATTTCAGGATGAAAAGAACCATGAATGTTAAATCTTAGACCAATAGGTTGGTGGGAGCATCCAATGAACACAAATGGACTGATTCTGAGCCTGTTGTTGATTGGGCTCGTCCATCGTTATTTGTTATAACCATCTATCAGATGACACTTGTTGCGGTGGACCATTTAAGATTTGAACCAAGACTgacattattaatttattatgcaTCTTTTTCACTGCGGCAAGGGGTGGTGGGAAGGCATGTTAGGTCCCGGTTCCACCAATCCGAATGCCCCTCATTAATTATATGGGTTAGATCCGAAGTATGGACCAGGAAGAAAACTACAAGGATTACCTCAGACTCTAATAATTGCTTTCCATTACAAATTCTACCAACTAATGCCCATACGAATCAGATACGAGATGAATATTTTTCTCGGAAAAATAGGGAGAACCTGATAGAGATAGGGTCAAAATCCCAACAAGTACCTGTCAAGAGTATAATGGAAGTTTAGCACCGAATAGCATCGAGCACCTTTCTCGAACCCAGAGCTGTTTCCGCTGGCCTTTGCCTGTCCCACGGTGCaagaattgattttaaattaagatgAGAATGTAAAGGCATCTCCCTGAATTGCTATATGCTTTGGAAACAAAAttgttttttaaaatcaaaatcaggTCTAGGCATGTGTTTATGTACTCGAACAGTCCCAGTGGAGTAATATTTATGAGTGTACTACCACCTGTTGATCCAGAGTTCTTTACAAGAAATGTCCCCGGAGAGTGCACCCCACTCACAAGGATCCTTATATAAGCGAACACCCTTTATTGTAGCagcttattattatttatttggcAAATACCTATAATGCAGCAGTGGTATTGCCGCTATAAACTAATTTTGTTGAGCTCCCGATCGGTACCATACCATATTGATACCAaacaaatatataatattatattatactgaCATTTGATATACTGAATCTTATTATACTGTATTGCATACCGACACtataataaaatgatatcaaTATGAGATCGGATACCAAACATCGTAAGCTATTGCAGTTACCATACAAAACAAGATATCCATGTGATCTAAGATTGAATGACTGGTGATTGGGGTATATGAAAGCTATTGAAAATGAATTGTGCTCACGATCAGTTTTTTTGCCGTGATCCGCTTAACAAGTCGGACAACTTTAGTGGGCTACGTATCATGGGCTTGGGCATGCTCAGGGCGATGGGTGAACTCATAGTCGAGGTGGACAAAGGCACGCTCTATCTCAGGCAATAGCTCAAGTTTCTCTTGCAATGCCTCGCCAATATCATGTGCTTCTCTCAGGGGCATATCTGATGGCAACACAATGTCCACCTCCACAAAGTAGTGGGAGCCAAATGTGTAGGCCCGCACGGTGTCAATGTGCCTAATGGCCTGGTGGTGGTTCCAGCAGAGGTATGTCAGCTTTTGTAGGTATTCCGGTGCTGCTGATCGGCCTACCAATGAGTTCACATTCTCCAGCACAGTCATTGACCATGTTCGAATGGTGTACAGTGCCAGCTGCATAGATAGGCATTGTGTTAGAATTAAAGGCAATGCTATCAAAAATGGACAAATTAACATATGCATTTTTCTTTTTAATGTAAATGAACATATGCAAATCGATCCCTTTGCTTCACAGGCTAATCATGCTCTTCAACTATCTTGTCAAACACATGGCCTGCGTGTCATAGCAGTTATGATGGTGAAGATAAACAATGCAACTTTGGACCACCGATATCAAAGAGGAACTTATAACATGCAGGTTGTGAGCCCAAGCCAGTCACAAAATCAGCCTGCAGAAAAGatctaatgttttttttttttttttttttttttttttgttacaaaaaGATATGATGGTTAATATACTTACAATGATAGCTCCAACAGGATCAATCCAGTCCTTTACATAGTTGGCAAGCAGTGCAGCCACGAGGCCTATGACATTGGTGATGACATCAAAAAAGTGGTCTTGTGCATAAGCTTTGACGATTTCGTTAGTGAATGAGCGGCAATAGACAACCAGAATGAGCTTCACAAGTGTCACTGCTAGCATAATGTATACAACCCATGCTTCTTGTTCCTTGGTCAAGCTAAATCCATCCTCCTGCATTTATGCAATCATCATTATGTCAAAAAGCATGGAACCGATGATGCCAGAAAAAGAACTCCATTTCAAACAGCAGCATTGCCATATGGAAGTGATACAGAACTGAGAATGCGCTATTAATAAGGCCAAACAATTGTTTAAGTTTCTATTCAGTTGGGAGCTAGACTATCATAATCAATTGGTACCCATAAATGGTCCACTAACTTCAGCATTCCTGGTCAATCTTCAATACATATCCTGTCTGTGAATGGCCTATAACCATCTCTACAATGCAGAACGGGGGTGTTCCAAGACAACAAACATGGAGCATAAATTACCAACTAACATCGCTGAATTGCCAGAAGTAAACACATTGAAACAGTGAAACTTTTGTTTGTGTAGGAGTTGAGAAAAGATATTTGCTTACATCAGATATCAGCAAGCGCAGTGACTCTAAAATAATCTGCAGACCTAATGTTGCCATCACAGACGCAAATACGAGAATTCCCTGCACATGATATTTACTTTTGAGTATCTAGAAAGTGTATATATAAGAGACAGGAGAAATGAATCATTGAGAAATTAAAATCCCAATATGACTAAAATGTGAAGCTCAAGAAGAAAACTCATCAAGTGCTTGAGGGCAGACAATCAGAGGTATATTTTAGTCAATGAcgctttgtttatttattttttctcttcaaaTGTTGAGCTCCACTCCTAAATGAAACTATAGAGATAGTGCATGAAGAAAGCCATCCTTAATTCAGTTTGACCAACATCAAGCatggattttttttcatttttaaatcCCTGAAAATAGAAGAATACCATGCCATAGCATTTTACCTAAATTTCAACCtgaattttaatttgatgaatcaaATTGTTTACCACACATGGCACTCAGTGACAACCATGGTTTGTCCATCTTATTCTCAACTGATATTGCACCATTCGCAAATAACAAAATCAAGAAATACATCTTAAATGACAACATCAATAGATGTATAATGGATCTAGTCGAGGATGATCATAGTTAGTCTTTCCTCTTGTATTTCCTTATCAGTTTTCTAAATGAGATAATTAGCAACAAACCCTAAGCTTTTTGGAACTCAAGAGGACTGGCAACATGAAAAAGCTTTTCTCCCACTCCCCCCTGATGAATACTCTTGGTAGCAATCCAAATTCATGGAGTCATAACAATGTTAAACCTACCCTTTTATTGtgataatctgatttttttttatcgcaCGAATCTCAAAGCagcctaaaaaaaaagaaaagaaaaggaaggaaatgaagaagactcccgctgggagtcttcttccacccaaaatcATCGGAGGAGAAGTCGAATCTAGGGAGGATACGGCCTCCCCTCTAACTTATAAATCTTTTCCTCCCCGTCCTTAGCAATCAATGCCGAACAGCAACCTtcctccctcctctttctctcttttttcttccgtTGAAGCTGTGGACACCCTCACCGTGTCTGCCTAAATTTCTCACTGGAGAAGCTGCTGGAGCCTGAGGTAAGCTccgcccctcctttctctcttccttcccctctttCCCATGCCATTGTGCACGGCCGTCGGCCATCGGACTCGTCGGAAGC
Proteins encoded in this region:
- the LOC105032830 gene encoding metal tolerance protein 5 isoform X1, translated to MVEAASSCGDAEGVELLLPESGEWDRSWRLNFEGFRRSERKEKPSCRLQRCFGVFGTGDVVAEYYQRQVEMLEGFNEMDALADHGFLPGMSKEEHERVARGEKRAIHISNIANMILFAAKVYASIRSGSLAIIASTLDSLLDLLSGFILWFTALSMQTANPYQYPIGKRRMQPLGILVFASVMATLGLQIILESLRLLISDEDGFSLTKEQEAWVVYIMLAVTLVKLILVVYCRSFTNEIVKAYAQDHFFDVITNVIGLVAALLANYVKDWIDPVGAIILALYTIRTWSMTVLENVNSLVGRSAAPEYLQKLTYLCWNHHQAIRHIDTVRAYTFGSHYFVEVDIVLPSDMPLREAHDIGEALQEKLELLPEIERAFVHLDYEFTHRPEHAQAHDT
- the LOC105032830 gene encoding metal tolerance protein 5 isoform X2, with product MLEGFNEMDALADHGFLPGMSKEEHERVARGEKRAIHISNIANMILFAAKVYASIRSGSLAIIASTLDSLLDLLSGFILWFTALSMQTANPYQYPIGKRRMQPLGILVFASVMATLGLQIILESLRLLISDEDGFSLTKEQEAWVVYIMLAVTLVKLILVVYCRSFTNEIVKAYAQDHFFDVITNVIGLVAALLANYVKDWIDPVGAIILALYTIRTWSMTVLENVNSLVGRSAAPEYLQKLTYLCWNHHQAIRHIDTVRAYTFGSHYFVEVDIVLPSDMPLREAHDIGEALQEKLELLPEIERAFVHLDYEFTHRPEHAQAHDT